GGCTTTAGGTATTTATGTCCCGCTGATCGTGGTTAACTGTATAGTTTTAGGCCGCGCGGAAGCATTTGCCTGCAAGAACAATTTCAGAAGTTCATTCTGCGACGGTTTAGGAATGGGGGTAGGTTTTACTTTGGCGCTCCTTCTCATTTCAGCGATCCGGGAATTTTTGGGTTCAGGCCAGATATTAGGCCATACCCTGATTAAAGGATTTGAACCGGTATTTGTTTTTGGCATGCCTTCAGGGGCTCTTTTAGTCATTGGTTTATTGCTGGGATTCTTTAATTTTTTAAAAAATAGGAAAACATGAACCTTCAGGAATTTCTGACCATCTTTATTTCCGCGGTATTTATTTATAACGTTATCCTTTCCCGTTTCTTAGGGCTGTGTTCTTTTATCGCTATTTCTAAAGAGACTAAGCCGGCGCTGGCAATGAGTTCGGCGGTAATGTTTGTGATTGTGATGTCCTCTGCGATTACCTGGTTTGTTTACCGTTTCCTGCTTTTGCCGCTTAATCTTAGTTATTTACGCACTATTTCATTTATTTTAGTTATTGCTGCTTTTGTCCAGTTTGTGGAAATGGTGGTGAAAAAGGCCAGCCCGCAGCTTTATCGGGCATTCGGAATTTATCTGCCGTTGATTACCGTCAACTGCGCGGTTTTAGGCGTGGCAGTATTAAATATCGACATGTTTTTTGTAAATGGCAAGGCAGTTGCGGGGAGTTTTTATTATTCTGTTTTCCAGGGAGTATGTGTGGGCTTAGGCTATACTTTAGCCATGCTGTTAATGTCCGGGATAAGGGAGAGGCTGGAGCTTTGCAATATTCCAAAATCCCTAAAGGATTTCCCCCTGGCTTTTATCATTGCTTCAATTTTAAGTTTAAGTTTTATGGGTTTTAGCGGGTTTAAATTTTAATACGATGGAAATCTTAATTGCGATTTTAGTTTTAGGTTCTCTGGGGTTATTGTTTGGCATCGGCCTAGCGATTGCCTCAAAGAAATTAGCAGTCCAGGTAAACCCGAAACTGGAAGAAGTCAGCCACCTGTTACCCGGAGCAAATTGCGGGGCTTGCGGAAATCCCGGATGTTTTGGTTTTGCCGAAAGCCTGCTGGCAGGCAAGACTACTTTAGAAAGCTGCCGGGTTTGCAATGAAGAGGTAAAAGAAAAGATTGCCAAGATCCTGGGACTTGCACTTGAAAAACAAACTAAAAAGATTGCTACTTTACATTGTAACGGCGGTATAAGAGTTAAAGATAAATATTTGTATAATGGCGTTGATGATTGTATTGCCGCAAACCTGGTTTTAGGCGGGCAGAAGTCATGCGTTTATGCTTGTCTTGGTTTTGGCACCTGCGTAAAGGCCTGTCCGTTTGGGGCCATCACGATGTCAGCTGAAAAATTACCGGTAGTGGATAAAGTTAAATGCCGCTCTTGTAATAAATGCGTACTGGTTTGCCCAAAGAAATTATTTTCACTGGTATCGGTAACCTATGCTGTTTATGTTGCCTGTAGTTCGCATGATTTAGGCAGGGATGTTAAAAGCGTCTGTCCTGTGGGTTGTATCGCCTGTAAATTATGCGAGAAGACCTGCAGGTTTGATGCTATCCATGTCATCGATAACCTGGCGGTCATCGATTACCATAAATGCACTTCCTGTAAAGAGTGTGTTCCAGTTTGCCCCACTAAAACAATAAGGATAAGAGAATGAGCAAGTCCGGGGTAAATTTAGCGATATTCGCTTCCGGTTTCGGGAGTAATTTTTCGGCAATTATTAAAGCGGTAAAGCAGAATGAGATTAAGGCGAAGTTGGTAATTTTGGTTTGTGATCAACCTGAGGCTTTGGTGATTAAGCGGGCGCAAAAAGCTAAAGTCCGGATAGTTCTGATCAGGCGCGAAGATTTTACCAGCCGCGCTGATTTTGAAGAAGCGATAATCCAAAGATTAAGAAACTACAAGATAGATTTAATTGCCTTGGCCGGGTTTATGCGCATACTTAGCGCCTCTTTTGTAAAGCTTTACCATAACCGCATCATGAATATCCACCCGTCGTTGCTTCCTGATTTTAAGGGGGCTTGTGCGATAAAAGATGCTTTTAACCATAAAGCGGCCTCAACCGGGGTTACGGTGCATTTTGTTGACGAGGAAGTGGATAACGGGCCGATTATCCTGCAGCAGGAAGTAGCCATAACCAAGAATGATACCTTGGTTTCGCTTGAGAAGAAAATCCATTCCGTGGAGCACAAGCTTTATCCCGAGGCAATCAGGTTATTTATCAGCGGTAAAATAAAGCCTATTCCTTAGAATCGGCAAATACCGCTTTTTGGTTAAGGATGGCCCTTGTTCCGGTTGCCAAATTCGTCATTTCCGCAAGGATAAAATCCTTAAATCCATAGGTATTCAAAGTATAGGCAGCTATCTTCAAGACTTCTTTATCAATATCCGCGTTTTTTTCAACTTCCGGTTTTTGAAATTTTAATTTTATCCGGCCCTGAATCTGATTAGCGATGAATTCTTCCAAAGTTATCTCCCGGTAATCCAGGTGGTTACCCTCTTTATCGCCGATAATTTGCGCTGAAATTGCCGTATCCTGGACAATGCGGTGCTGGTATTCGCTCTGGGAAATCAGCCCGTAGGATAGTTTTTTCAAATCCATTAAATAAAAAACCTGTTTTATCTCCAAGCCGTTTTTGATATCCGCGGTAACAATGCAGAAAAATAAAGGCTTGTCCTTTTTTGAGTTATCCATGCTAAAAAGCACCCTGCGGATAACCTGCAGCACATCAAAGATTTTTTCATTAACGGATTTATCTATTGCTATCTCCTGTTGTTTTTCCTTCTCCGCGGTGGGCTTAATAAGATAATTTACTTTTAAAATTTTTTCATTAAGAGAGTTCTTTTGGTCTTCTAATAAGAACCTTTCGATGTACTTCTCCGGTTTGGCGGGTTTAGAGACCATATCTTCAAGCGGCAGATATACCCAAAGAGTGTTGCCGGCCAGCCGGGTTGAGAGATCAAGTTTGTATTCTTTTTTGCAGATATCTTTAACTGCCTGAGTTATGTCTTCTTTTAAAAATGAGGGGCTGACTGAGGAGTTACAGGCGGATAAGAATAAGACAAAAGGAAGGATCTTAAGGCCGGCTTTTACCAAACTCTTTGAAAATAGCTTCGATTTCATCATAGTTAAGTTCGCCTTTTGCCACCAGTTCCTTGGCCAGCCGGTCCATGAGGGGTTCTTCTTTTTTAAGCAGTTTGGTTACTTCTTCAAGGCAGGTATTTAATATATCTTGGACATCAGCATCAAGCTTGGCTTTAATATCTTCAGATATTTTATCAACAATCTCCCAGTTGCCCAGGAACCCGCTTTTGCCCATACCGCAAACCCAGACCATATTGTGGGCATGGTGCATGGCGCTGGAGAAGTCTCCATATACGCCGCTGGTTGTCGCGTTATATTTAATTTTTTCAGCAGCGTAGGAACCCACGCTGATTTTTATTTTAGCCAGCAGGTCATTGGAATCTTCGATGAAAATATCTTCTCTTTCCGGGATCCAGGTTGCCCCGCCGGTTGGCCCGCGCGGAGTAATGGTAATTTTAAAGACATCTTTAGAAGGAGCGAGTATATAGGTGACGATGGCATGTCCTGCTTCATGATAGGCGGTTTGCCATTTTTCCTTTTCGCTTAACCTAACCCGGCGTTTTATACCTAGGGCGATCCTTTCCCGCGCTTCGTCGATTTCTTTCATCGAAACCAATGGATTTTGATTGCGCACGGTAATTAAGGCTGCTTCGTGCACGATGTTGGCGATATCTGCCGGGCTCTGGCCCACAGTAATCCGCGCCAGCCGGTCAATTTTTACATCCTGGGCGTTATATTTTATGTTCCTCAGGTAATAGGCAAAAAGTTTAGCGCGGTCCTCAAGGTTTGGTTTATCCACGATGATCTTGCGGTCAAACCTTCCCGGCCTAAGCAGCGCCGGGTCAAGGTAGGTTTCCAGGGCGTTGGTAGCGCCGATTAAAATAATATTATAATCTTTATCTTTTAGGCCATCCATTTCCACCAGCAGTTGGTTTAAAGTAGTATTATGTTCGGTAGTCCCGCCAAACCCGCGGTCCATAGAGCGCTGCGCGCCGATGGCATCGATTTCATCGATAAAAATGATACAGCCGCCTTCAAGCTCGGCCAGCTGCTGGGCCCTTTTAAAAAGAGAACGCACGCGGCCGGCGCCTACGCCGACAAACATTTCCACAAATTCCGAACCGGACATGGAAATAAAAGGAAGCTTTGTTTCCGTGGCGATTGCCTTGGCCAGGTAAGTTTTTCCGCAGCCCGGGGGCCCCAGCATAAGGATGCCTTTTAGGATTTTTCCTCCGATACGCTGGAGGCTGACGCGGTCGGTAATCAGCTTAACCACTTCCAGGGCTTCTTGTTTGGCTTCATCCATTCCGATAACATCATTCCAGGTAATGCCGATATTGGCTCCGGCAACGGATTTTTTGCTGGTTTGGGAAAATGAAGAAGCCCCGCGTTTAAAATAGAGCCAATACATTAAATACGTGTAAACAAAGCCGAAGATCAGGGCCATGATAATTTGCAAGTATAACTGCAGCGGGATCATCGCTAGCTGTGATTGCCTCAGGTAGGATTCGGATTCATTCCAGGCGCGCAGCCCGATAACCACAAGGCTAACCAAAGATATGGTTAGGGCGGCCAGGAAACCAAAAAGTACGGCTTTTAACCAATGCAGCTTTACGTAAAATCTAAGTTTTTTCCAATTCATAATCGCTCCATTTTTTGATACGAGTACTTAAAAAATAACATATCCGCTACCTTAAGTCAAACCTTTTCTTGACTTAAGAATTTTTGAAGGTATAATTATTGAGTTGTTAAATTTTCTAAAACTTATTGTTAAGGAGAAACTAGCATGGCAAAGATCAAAAAAGTTCTGGCACGGCAAATCCTGGATTCGCGCGGTAATCCCACGGTTGAGGTAGATTGCCTTCTGACAAACGGTATTTTAGGCCGCGCCGCGGTTCCCTCCGGAGCTTCTACCGGAGATAATGAGGCTTTGGAATTAAGGGATAATGATAAGACCAGGTATTTAGGTAAGGGGGTATTAAAAGCAGTTGCTAATGTGAATACCATAATCAATCCCGCGATCAAAGGCCAGACAGCGGATTTTGCCAAGATCGATAAGCTTTTGATTAAACTGGATGGTACGGAATTTAAATCCAAACTCGGAGCAAATGCCATTCTAGGGGTTTCTATGGCAGTGGCTAAGGCCGCCGCGCTTGCTAAGAAGCAGCCTCTTTATAGATTTTTAGGCAAAGATAAGGCAAAAATCTTACCGATCCCGTTAATGAACATTTTAAACGGCGGTATGCACGCTGATAACAACCTGGATATCCAGGAGTTCATGATTATGCCCCAAGGCGCTCCCACTTTTTCCGATGCCCTGCGCCTGGCAACCGAGGTTTTTCATAATCTAAAATCAATCCTTAAATCTAAAAAACTTTCCA
The nucleotide sequence above comes from Candidatus Omnitrophota bacterium. Encoded proteins:
- a CDS encoding electron transport complex subunit E; its protein translation is MKNFIKDFTKGIIRENPTFVLVLGLCPTLAVSVSVANGIGMGIAATFVLLGSSLIVSLVRDFIPDKIRIPCYIVIIATFVTIAELCMKAYSPVLDRALGIYVPLIVVNCIVLGRAEAFACKNNFRSSFCDGLGMGVGFTLALLLISAIREFLGSGQILGHTLIKGFEPVFVFGMPSGALLVIGLLLGFFNFLKNRKT
- a CDS encoding RnfABCDGE type electron transport complex subunit A; translated protein: MNLQEFLTIFISAVFIYNVILSRFLGLCSFIAISKETKPALAMSSAVMFVIVMSSAITWFVYRFLLLPLNLSYLRTISFILVIAAFVQFVEMVVKKASPQLYRAFGIYLPLITVNCAVLGVAVLNIDMFFVNGKAVAGSFYYSVFQGVCVGLGYTLAMLLMSGIRERLELCNIPKSLKDFPLAFIIASILSLSFMGFSGFKF
- a CDS encoding RnfABCDGE type electron transport complex subunit B, which codes for MEILIAILVLGSLGLLFGIGLAIASKKLAVQVNPKLEEVSHLLPGANCGACGNPGCFGFAESLLAGKTTLESCRVCNEEVKEKIAKILGLALEKQTKKIATLHCNGGIRVKDKYLYNGVDDCIAANLVLGGQKSCVYACLGFGTCVKACPFGAITMSAEKLPVVDKVKCRSCNKCVLVCPKKLFSLVSVTYAVYVACSSHDLGRDVKSVCPVGCIACKLCEKTCRFDAIHVIDNLAVIDYHKCTSCKECVPVCPTKTIRIRE
- the purN gene encoding phosphoribosylglycinamide formyltransferase, whose translation is MSKSGVNLAIFASGFGSNFSAIIKAVKQNEIKAKLVILVCDQPEALVIKRAQKAKVRIVLIRREDFTSRADFEEAIIQRLRNYKIDLIALAGFMRILSASFVKLYHNRIMNIHPSLLPDFKGACAIKDAFNHKAASTGVTVHFVDEEVDNGPIILQQEVAITKNDTLVSLEKKIHSVEHKLYPEAIRLFISGKIKPIP
- a CDS encoding AAA family ATPase — encoded protein: MNWKKLRFYVKLHWLKAVLFGFLAALTISLVSLVVIGLRAWNESESYLRQSQLAMIPLQLYLQIIMALIFGFVYTYLMYWLYFKRGASSFSQTSKKSVAGANIGITWNDVIGMDEAKQEALEVVKLITDRVSLQRIGGKILKGILMLGPPGCGKTYLAKAIATETKLPFISMSGSEFVEMFVGVGAGRVRSLFKRAQQLAELEGGCIIFIDEIDAIGAQRSMDRGFGGTTEHNTTLNQLLVEMDGLKDKDYNIILIGATNALETYLDPALLRPGRFDRKIIVDKPNLEDRAKLFAYYLRNIKYNAQDVKIDRLARITVGQSPADIANIVHEAALITVRNQNPLVSMKEIDEARERIALGIKRRVRLSEKEKWQTAYHEAGHAIVTYILAPSKDVFKITITPRGPTGGATWIPEREDIFIEDSNDLLAKIKISVGSYAAEKIKYNATTSGVYGDFSSAMHHAHNMVWVCGMGKSGFLGNWEIVDKISEDIKAKLDADVQDILNTCLEEVTKLLKKEEPLMDRLAKELVAKGELNYDEIEAIFKEFGKSRP